Proteins encoded within one genomic window of Gracilimonas sp.:
- a CDS encoding S8 family serine peptidase → MLFKNQFENRISEAIAQQSNVLIEQVRQDFNIRKDSIMHRYKYALKGFSAKLTKNQVEALEKDARILKVKPNKLYSLGYIKNKTRLKSDNHVLKNNLNINQTIPWGVTRVGGPLDGTGKKAWILDTGIDLDHPDLNVDVANSVSFIATEPADDGNGHGTHVAGIIAAKNNSQDVVGVAAGATVVAIKVCYDESPGPGEDQCPESSLLNGIDYITNNAAPGDVVNISIWGPIDTDLDNAVINAANNGVRLTLISGNAGSNANDYSPGRANHSNIWTVSAHDNNDNFASFSNYGNPPIEYSNPGVDIPSLWKNGNTKTIDGTSMAAPHVAGILLATGQEPYTNKQVNNDPDSNPDPIASSEPYVGSPYVIGSVQNDHPKLDWSATEGAYEYEIHRKVGSSTTWGLWATISSTSYVDMMTSDPDLRVMSSPPSSPDGWVAYKVRAVHQDGFFSFFSNIVYYELSDGTIVPHSTSSK, encoded by the coding sequence TATTCGCAAAGATTCTATCATGCATAGATATAAATATGCTCTAAAAGGTTTTTCCGCTAAACTAACAAAAAACCAAGTTGAAGCTTTAGAGAAGGATGCTCGAATATTAAAAGTTAAGCCAAATAAGTTGTATAGCCTAGGATACATAAAAAATAAGACTCGTTTAAAATCAGATAATCATGTTTTAAAAAATAATCTAAACATTAATCAAACAATTCCATGGGGCGTAACAAGAGTAGGTGGGCCTCTAGACGGAACTGGAAAAAAAGCATGGATTTTGGATACCGGAATTGATTTAGATCATCCGGATTTAAATGTGGATGTGGCGAATAGCGTTTCTTTTATTGCGACGGAACCCGCTGATGATGGGAATGGTCACGGAACACACGTAGCTGGCATTATCGCTGCTAAGAATAACTCTCAAGATGTCGTAGGGGTGGCAGCTGGTGCAACTGTTGTGGCAATAAAAGTTTGTTATGATGAATCACCGGGACCGGGTGAAGATCAATGTCCCGAAAGCAGCTTACTAAATGGCATTGATTATATTACAAATAATGCAGCTCCTGGTGATGTTGTTAATATCAGTATTTGGGGGCCAATAGATACAGATTTGGACAATGCAGTTATAAACGCAGCAAACAATGGGGTAAGACTCACTTTGATTTCGGGGAATGCAGGCTCAAACGCAAATGATTATTCTCCTGGAAGAGCTAATCACTCAAACATTTGGACTGTTTCCGCTCATGACAATAATGATAATTTTGCTTCATTTTCCAACTATGGAAATCCACCAATAGAATACTCAAACCCAGGCGTTGACATTCCTTCATTATGGAAAAACGGTAATACAAAAACTATAGATGGCACCTCTATGGCTGCTCCTCACGTAGCCGGCATTTTATTGGCGACCGGGCAGGAGCCATACACAAACAAACAGGTAAATAACGATCCTGACAGCAACCCAGACCCTATAGCTTCCAGTGAACCGTATGTAGGCAGTCCCTATGTAATCGGCAGCGTGCAAAATGATCACCCGAAATTGGACTGGTCTGCCACCGAAGGCGCATATGAATATGAAATACACCGTAAAGTAGGCTCTTCAACCACATGGGGACTATGGGCTACAATAAGCTCAACTTCCTATGTAGACATGATGACTTCTGATCCTGATTTACGTGTAATGTCTTCACCTCCAAGCAGCCCTGACGGCTGGGTGGCATATAAAGTCCGGGCCGTTCATCAAGATGGGTTCTTCAGCTTTTTCAGCAATATTGTTTATTATGAATTAAGCGATGGAACTATCGTTCCTCATTCAACATCTTCGAAATAA